One Narcine bancroftii isolate sNarBan1 chromosome 3, sNarBan1.hap1, whole genome shotgun sequence DNA window includes the following coding sequences:
- the LOC138759040 gene encoding perilipin-3-like — protein sequence MASEGTASADLAKAEEIQELAADGEQQNVVNRVTNLPLVSSAYDMVSAAYNSTKGNHPYVKTVCDVAEQGVKAISAVAASGAKPIMNKLESQIATANEYACMGLDKLEEKLPILQQSTPQVVADTKELVSSKMTGAKDAVSNTVTGVVDMAKGAVHNSFEKTKTVVAEGVNTVMTSKVSQMVATGVDHALNKSEQMVDHFLPLTEEELAKLATSTEGFEVTPVQEQSYYVRLGSLSSKVRHRAYQHSTAKMQRVRQNSQEIISQLHHTMDLIELTKKGVDSANQKLHDVQGKLHQAWDDWVKNQPEAQVEEQRAQKPEQLESRVLTMTRGLAHQLQTTCLTLVSNVHGLPQHIQDKVQQIRRTAETIHTSFSSANSMGDLSGQFLAQRREQMAKIREFMDGVLDYVLHNTPLNWMVGPFAPQLTEQPQSPQEELIAMDEVKE from the exons ATGGCTTCAGAAGGGACTGCAAGCGCTGACCTGGCCAAGGCGGAGGAGATCCAGGAGCTCGCCGCGGACGGCGAACAGCAG AATGTGGTGAACAGGGTCACTAACCTGCCTCTTGTGAGCTCTGCCTACGATATGGTGTCGGCTGCATACAACAGCACAAAGGGGAACCATCCGTATGTGAAGACTGTCTGCGATGTTGCTGAACAGGGAGTAAAGGCCATCTCTGCTGTGGCTGCCAGTGGTGCCAAACCCATCATGAACAAACTGGAATCTCAAA TTGCAACAGCTAATGAATATGCCTGTATGGGTTTGGATAAACTAGAAGAGAAGCTTCCAATCCTTCAGCAGTCCACACCCCAG GTTGTTGCAGATACCAAGGAGCTTGTTTCATCCAAAATGACAGGAGCTAAAGATGCAGTCTCCAATACAGTGACTGGTGTTGTGGACATGGCCAAGGGAGCTGTGCACAATAGCTTTGAAAAGACCAAAACTGTGGTAGCTGAAGGAGTAAACACAGTCATGACATCCAAAGTCAGCCAGATGGTGGCCACAGGTGTGGACCATGCACTCAATAAATCTGAGCAGATGGTTGATCATTTTCTTCCTTTGACTGAAGAAGAACTGG CAAAACTGGCCACATCCACAGAAGGGTTTGAGGTGACGCCCGTACAAGAGCAAAGTTACTATGTGCGTTTGGGATCGCTGTCTTCAAAAGTTCGTCATCGAGCATACCAGCACTCGACTGCAAAGATGCAGAGGGTCAGACAAAACAGCCAAGAAATCATCTCTCAGCTTCACCACACCATGGATCTG ATTGAGTTGACAAAGAAAGGTGTGGATTCAGCCAATCAGAAGCTCCATGATGTTCAGGGAAAACTGCATCAGGCCTGGGATGATTGGGTGAAAAATCAGCCAGAAGCTcaagtggaggaacaaagggctCAGAAACCAGAG CAACTTGAATCTCGAGTGCTAACCATGACACGTGGACTTGCCCATCAGCTGCAGACGACCTGCCTAACCTTGGTTTCCAACGTTCACGGTCTCCCTCAACACATTCAAGATAAAGTACAACAGATCCGCAGAACAGCAGAAACCATCCATACCTCGTTCTCATCTGCCAATTCCATGGGGGATCTCTCCGGGCAATTCCTGGCACAAAGGCGGGAGCAAATGGCAAAGATTCGGGAGTTCATGGATGGAGTGCTGGACTATGTACTTCACAATACTCCCCTCAACTGGATGGTTGGTCCTTTTGCCCCACAGCTGACTGAACAGCCTCAGTCACCACAAGAGGAGCTGATAGCAATGGATGAAGTTAAAGAGTAA